The Opitutales bacterium ASA1 genome window below encodes:
- a CDS encoding efflux RND transporter permease subunit has protein sequence MNDSKHSGLLPRFSVQRPVTVVMILVAILVLGVIAYSRIRIALFPEGLDRKNLMVFVSVPNATPSDVEQNVVRPIEEIVGTIPGVASTWSRASAGNSFVRITFNADVDLDDAYAELRDRMDRVMPEMPDEVERINVRRWDENDIPIIEMAVTLPADAESAQLALEQIVQPGLQRIEGVGNVAIHGLRSKQVIIELNQDRIAAHGIDMGRIMSGLRGEDANMPGGWVLEGDRKFYVRSIGRYSSIDQIGALFVDVERGLRVRDIATVSYREPTQERVYRVDGRQRIGIEIQRTGDGNIVAISDAVAATLAEFREDPALAGMGFEVFFDQGKHVRESIDNLRNSGLWGGLFAAMVLYTFLRAPRMTAIITLAIPLSLLMTVIAIYFMGWSLNMITMMGLLLSIGLVVDNSIVIVENIYRRRQEGTEARRASIEGTGEVGLAVVMATLTTVVVFLPLMLMGTGGEMAFYMLRLGVPVIVSLLASLFIALIFIPLAALKLSRGTRHQDLRIIAWGRERYARTLQLALEHRVPALLVVLLVAASAAFPFKHVQRTDRQGGGDDNVRVFIDMPTGQTLADADTFMTSVESRIMEEKDRYQIARIESRFERANGRLNIVRSRPENTEWYAAVWRSFEEWTGRREARMTRQEVEQDIRRIVQVPPGYVMRNSWRDNAEAQSASSSVSIYGEDTDTLVEISREVERRLASIPEVTEVDTELERGRDELQIRIDRDQARRLGIEPQAVSSGISSTLRGARLSRYQRPDGREVDINVQLENMETTGLDDVRQLTFRNREGQQIPLESVATLEVSRSLGEIRRENRRTTLRVTARAEQQDARRLYQSIDAALADLSLPRGYSWDKGSRFFQMQQNTATGTFALVLAVCFVFFLMGILFESFVLPLAVIISVPFAFLGVGWTLYLTKTPFDMMSTIGVVILVGVVVNNAIVLIDRVNRLRDEGMERTAAVLQAARHRFRPILMTTFTTACGLIPMALGDARMMDMSYTPLGRTMMGGLLTATFMTLVVVPLFYTFLDDFRGFAMRVASSALAPKQPASDSASSGAAAMVDGTSSR, from the coding sequence ATGAACGACTCGAAACACTCCGGTTTGCTTCCGCGCTTCTCGGTCCAGCGACCCGTGACGGTGGTGATGATCCTCGTCGCCATCCTCGTGCTCGGCGTCATCGCCTACTCGCGCATCCGCATCGCGTTGTTTCCCGAAGGTCTGGATCGCAAGAACCTGATGGTGTTCGTGAGCGTGCCCAACGCCACGCCCTCCGATGTGGAGCAAAACGTGGTGCGACCCATCGAAGAGATCGTCGGCACCATCCCCGGAGTCGCTTCCACGTGGTCGCGCGCGAGTGCCGGCAACAGTTTCGTCCGGATCACGTTCAACGCCGACGTCGATCTCGACGACGCCTACGCCGAACTGCGCGACCGCATGGATCGTGTGATGCCGGAGATGCCGGACGAAGTGGAGCGGATCAACGTGCGGCGTTGGGACGAAAACGACATCCCGATCATCGAGATGGCCGTCACGCTCCCGGCCGACGCGGAATCCGCCCAACTCGCGCTCGAGCAGATCGTGCAGCCGGGCCTGCAACGCATCGAAGGCGTGGGCAACGTCGCGATCCACGGACTGCGCAGCAAGCAGGTCATCATCGAACTGAATCAGGACCGCATCGCCGCGCACGGCATCGACATGGGCCGCATCATGTCAGGCCTGCGGGGCGAGGACGCGAACATGCCCGGCGGTTGGGTGCTCGAAGGCGATCGCAAATTCTACGTGCGCTCCATCGGTCGCTACTCGTCGATCGATCAGATCGGCGCCCTCTTCGTCGACGTCGAGCGCGGCTTGCGCGTGCGCGACATCGCGACCGTCTCCTACCGCGAGCCGACGCAGGAGCGCGTCTACCGCGTGGATGGGCGACAACGCATCGGCATCGAGATCCAGCGCACGGGCGACGGCAACATCGTCGCCATCTCCGACGCGGTCGCCGCGACGCTCGCCGAGTTCCGCGAAGATCCCGCGCTCGCCGGCATGGGCTTCGAGGTGTTCTTCGATCAGGGCAAGCACGTGCGCGAGTCGATCGACAATCTGCGCAATTCCGGCCTGTGGGGCGGCCTGTTCGCGGCGATGGTGCTCTACACGTTTCTGCGCGCGCCGCGCATGACCGCCATCATCACGCTCGCCATTCCCCTCTCGCTGCTGATGACGGTGATCGCGATCTACTTCATGGGCTGGTCGCTGAACATGATCACCATGATGGGCCTGCTGCTGAGCATCGGCCTGGTCGTCGACAATTCGATCGTGATCGTGGAGAACATCTACCGGCGTCGCCAGGAAGGCACCGAAGCGCGACGCGCCTCGATCGAAGGCACGGGCGAAGTCGGGCTCGCAGTCGTCATGGCCACGCTCACGACCGTGGTGGTGTTTCTTCCGCTCATGCTCATGGGAACCGGCGGCGAGATGGCGTTCTACATGTTGCGCCTCGGTGTACCGGTGATCGTGTCGCTGCTCGCGTCGCTCTTCATCGCGCTGATCTTCATCCCGCTCGCCGCCCTCAAGCTTTCGCGCGGCACACGCCACCAAGACCTCCGCATCATCGCGTGGGGTCGCGAGCGCTACGCGCGCACGCTCCAACTCGCGCTGGAGCATCGCGTGCCCGCCTTGCTCGTGGTCCTGCTCGTCGCCGCGTCGGCCGCGTTTCCCTTCAAACACGTGCAACGCACCGACCGACAAGGTGGGGGCGACGACAACGTGCGGGTGTTCATCGACATGCCTACGGGTCAGACGTTGGCGGACGCGGACACTTTCATGACGTCGGTCGAGTCGCGGATCATGGAGGAGAAGGATCGCTACCAGATCGCGCGCATCGAATCCCGCTTCGAACGCGCCAACGGTCGACTCAACATCGTGCGCTCCCGTCCGGAGAACACGGAGTGGTACGCCGCCGTCTGGCGCTCGTTCGAGGAATGGACCGGCCGCCGCGAAGCGCGCATGACTCGCCAAGAGGTCGAACAAGACATCCGCCGCATCGTGCAGGTGCCGCCCGGCTACGTGATGCGCAACAGCTGGCGCGACAACGCCGAGGCACAGAGCGCATCGAGTTCCGTCAGTATCTACGGAGAGGATACGGACACGCTCGTCGAGATCTCGCGCGAGGTGGAGCGCCGCCTCGCGTCCATTCCGGAGGTCACGGAAGTGGACACGGAACTCGAGCGCGGACGCGACGAACTGCAGATCCGCATCGACCGCGATCAGGCGCGCCGACTCGGCATCGAACCGCAGGCCGTCTCCAGCGGCATCTCCTCCACGCTCCGCGGAGCACGCCTGAGTCGCTACCAGCGTCCGGACGGCCGCGAGGTCGACATCAACGTGCAACTCGAGAACATGGAGACCACCGGCCTCGACGACGTGCGTCAGCTCACGTTCCGCAATCGCGAGGGCCAACAGATCCCGCTCGAGTCGGTCGCGACGCTCGAAGTCTCCCGCTCGCTCGGCGAGATCCGTCGCGAAAACCGTCGCACCACGCTTCGAGTCACCGCTCGCGCGGAACAGCAGGACGCCCGCCGGCTCTACCAGTCGATCGACGCCGCTCTCGCCGATCTGTCGTTGCCGCGTGGATACAGCTGGGACAAGGGCTCGCGCTTCTTCCAGATGCAGCAGAACACCGCCACCGGGACCTTCGCGCTCGTGCTCGCGGTATGCTTCGTGTTCTTCCTCATGGGCATCCTCTTCGAGTCGTTCGTGTTGCCGCTCGCGGTCATCATCTCCGTGCCGTTCGCGTTTCTCGGCGTCGGCTGGACGCTCTACCTCACGAAGACGCCTTTCGACATGATGTCGACGATCGGCGTCGTCATCCTCGTGGGCGTGGTGGTCAACAACGCCATCGTCCTCATCGACCGCGTCAACCGCCTGCGCGACGAAGGCATGGAACGAACGGCCGCGGTCCTCCAAGCCGCTCGCCACCGATTCCGTCCCATCCTCATGACGACCTTCACGACCGCTTGCGGCCTCATCCCCATGGCTCTCGGCGACGCGCGGATGATGGACATGTCCTACACGCCGCTCGGCCGCACGATGATGGGCGGCCTGCTCACGGCCACGTTCATGACGCTGGTGGTGGTGCCGCTCTTCTACACCTTCCTCGACGATTTCCGCGGCTTCGCCATGCGCGTCGCCTCCAGCGCTCTCGCACCAAAGCAACCCGCATCCGACTCCGCTTCGAGCGGCGCAGCGGCGATGGTGGACGGAACCTCGAGCCGCTGA
- a CDS encoding TonB-dependent receptor family protein: protein MNARTDWIPPLSASLLLATVALAPMHAQTSPRDSSSGSASAAAQRADESDILEQPRFEVVGERDRLPVIGGSADTFGAIALEQSRVVTVNEALRRVPGVVVRDEEGFGLRPNIGLRGLNPTRTTKLTLLEDAIPLAYAPYGDNASYYHPPVDRYVGIEVLKGAHSLLFGPQTIGGVINYLTPDAPRSPSGFVQASIGNRSFLNAHLRVGGRGALLDYTRKQGDGARENLEHEIDDLNLKYTFRFADRHTLTLRANYYTEDSQVTYSGLTLAEYQNLGARYNPFENDGFDITRTGISATHRVEFSESADLTTNLYHSEFDRDWWRQSSNSQDGQHGAGAVVWVIDGVSATFLQHRLAGRRVDPSTQFASAQGRLRAYDTTGIESRYSLRTSAGEFQTGLKLHREEQNRRQINGNAPTARTGTLAEDNFRKTDAWSVFAAHRFELGSFALTPIARYEAMDFDRLNRLTGVAGTASVDRFLPGLGATWRASDTTTLFAGIHRGFAPPRVEDLIGGAGTVTDVDAEKSLNSEIGVRADLMEGVSIQAALFRQDFDNLIAVGSIAGGGTPLSQGEAVFEGAELGVYGRFSGGFRTRLAYTNVFTARQASPFVNVASKIAIPGSVAGNRQPYAPRHTLTAAIGYTLARVDAELEAQYIGEHFTDFANTVAASADGQRGVIEAATVWNATVNFRATDTLTLFATGKNLADKTYITDRTRGIVVGMPRLVQFGARFTF, encoded by the coding sequence ATGAACGCTCGAACCGATTGGATCCCCCCACTTTCCGCGTCGCTGCTTCTCGCGACCGTCGCGTTGGCTCCGATGCACGCTCAAACGTCCCCGCGCGACTCCTCTTCCGGCTCGGCCTCGGCCGCCGCGCAGCGTGCCGATGAGTCCGACATTCTCGAACAACCGCGGTTCGAGGTCGTGGGAGAGCGCGACCGCCTCCCCGTGATCGGCGGCTCGGCCGACACCTTCGGTGCGATCGCGCTGGAGCAGAGCCGTGTCGTCACCGTCAACGAAGCCTTGCGCCGCGTGCCGGGTGTCGTGGTACGCGACGAGGAAGGTTTCGGCCTTCGCCCGAACATCGGTTTGCGTGGGCTAAATCCGACGCGCACGACCAAATTGACGCTGCTCGAAGACGCCATCCCGCTGGCCTACGCGCCCTACGGCGACAACGCCTCCTACTACCATCCGCCGGTCGACCGCTACGTCGGGATCGAGGTGCTCAAGGGAGCGCATTCCTTGCTCTTCGGACCACAGACGATCGGCGGCGTGATCAACTACCTCACCCCCGACGCGCCCCGCTCCCCGAGCGGCTTCGTGCAGGCCTCGATCGGCAACCGCAGTTTTCTCAACGCACATCTTCGTGTGGGTGGTCGCGGCGCGCTCCTCGACTACACGCGCAAACAAGGCGACGGCGCGCGAGAGAACCTCGAGCACGAGATCGACGACCTGAATCTCAAGTACACGTTCCGCTTCGCCGACCGCCACACGCTCACGCTCCGCGCCAACTACTACACCGAAGACTCTCAGGTGACCTACTCCGGTCTCACGCTCGCGGAGTATCAGAACCTCGGCGCGCGCTACAACCCGTTCGAGAACGACGGCTTCGACATCACCCGCACCGGAATCTCCGCGACCCATCGAGTCGAGTTCAGCGAGTCCGCCGACCTCACGACGAACCTCTACCACTCCGAGTTCGATCGCGATTGGTGGCGCCAGTCGAGCAACAGCCAAGACGGCCAGCACGGTGCGGGTGCCGTGGTGTGGGTGATCGACGGCGTGAGTGCCACCTTCCTTCAACACCGTCTCGCCGGCCGCCGCGTCGACCCGAGCACGCAGTTCGCGAGCGCCCAAGGCCGCCTCCGCGCCTACGACACGACCGGCATCGAGTCCCGCTACTCTTTGCGCACGTCCGCGGGCGAATTCCAAACCGGCCTCAAGTTGCACCGCGAGGAGCAGAATCGGCGTCAAATCAACGGAAACGCTCCGACCGCGCGCACCGGTACCCTCGCGGAAGACAACTTCCGCAAGACGGACGCGTGGTCGGTCTTCGCTGCGCATCGCTTCGAGCTCGGCTCGTTCGCCCTCACTCCGATCGCACGCTACGAGGCGATGGACTTCGACCGGCTCAACCGCCTCACCGGCGTCGCCGGAACCGCTTCGGTCGATCGTTTTCTCCCCGGTCTCGGTGCCACCTGGCGTGCGAGCGACACGACGACGTTGTTCGCCGGCATCCACCGCGGCTTCGCACCGCCGCGCGTCGAAGACTTGATCGGAGGTGCCGGCACCGTGACCGACGTCGATGCCGAGAAGTCTCTCAACAGCGAAATCGGCGTCCGCGCCGATCTCATGGAAGGCGTGAGCATCCAAGCGGCGCTGTTCCGGCAGGACTTCGACAACCTCATCGCCGTCGGCTCGATCGCCGGTGGCGGAACGCCGTTGTCCCAAGGAGAAGCCGTGTTCGAGGGTGCCGAACTCGGCGTCTACGGCCGCTTCTCCGGAGGCTTCCGCACCCGCCTCGCGTATACGAACGTGTTCACCGCACGCCAGGCGAGTCCGTTCGTCAACGTGGCCTCCAAGATCGCCATCCCAGGCAGCGTTGCCGGCAACCGCCAACCCTACGCTCCGCGACACACATTGACCGCGGCCATCGGCTACACACTCGCGCGTGTCGACGCCGAGCTCGAGGCCCAATACATCGGCGAGCACTTCACCGACTTCGCCAACACCGTCGCGGCCAGCGCCGACGGGCAGCGTGGGGTGATCGAGGCGGCCACCGTGTGGAACGCCACCGTCAACTTCCGGGCCACGGACACCCTCACGCTCTTCGCGACCGGCAAAAACCTCGCCGACAAAACCTACATCACCGACCGCACCCGCGGCATCGTCGTGGGCATGCCGCGTTTGGTGCAGTTCGGCGCGCGGTTTACCTTCTGA
- the glgX gene encoding glycogen debranching protein GlgX: MKLTKTASAPDTDSDTPIGVGKPYPQGATWDGEGTNFALFSEGSEQVELCLFDSPDATKESRRIRLRERTHGVWHGRLSDVGPGQLYGYRVHGRYEPREGLRFNPNKLLLDPYAKAIGRLTRWDDSLFGYKVGDPEGDLSFDERDSAPFAPLGVVVDPSFDWSDEQRPAHEWHQTVIYEAHVKGLTKLHPDVPPDLGGTYAGMACPPIIEHLQKLGITAIELMPIHHFPQDRHLLEKGLRNYWGYNTLGFFAPEPEYAEQRERPRDVVAEFKQMVKALHNAGIEVILDVVYNHTAEGNQMGPTLSFRGIDNLAYYRTVAEDKRYYMDFTGCGNTLNLVHPHSLRVVMDSLRYWVTEMHIDGFRFDLASALARELHDVDRLGAFFDVIYQDPMLSGVKLIAEPWDLGMGGYQVGNFPINWTEWNGKYRDTVRRYWKGDMGVHADIAWRLGGSADLYESSSRRPSASINFVTAHDGFTLHDLVSYNGKHNEANGENNNDGANDNESWNCGSEGPTDDAEIMELRERQKRNFLCTLFLSQGVPMLVSGDEISRSQSGNNNGYCQDSELTWLHWDLDEARRKLLDFTRRLVALRREHPNFHRHSYAENEPEAGAAAESIEWFRADGVKMKRSDWEQGGWMRTLGMFLHGDAPEIRNGGGETVRDDTFLMLLNSHHEPVEFRTPKRVRSGKWIVVLDTARPDLEDGKEEIGKGQPVKMESRSLVLLRHAHR; this comes from the coding sequence ATGAAACTCACCAAAACCGCCTCCGCGCCCGACACAGATTCCGACACGCCCATCGGCGTGGGCAAACCTTACCCGCAAGGGGCCACATGGGACGGCGAAGGCACCAACTTCGCGCTCTTTTCCGAAGGTTCCGAACAGGTCGAGCTGTGTCTGTTCGACTCTCCGGACGCTACCAAAGAGTCTCGCAGGATCCGTCTGCGCGAGCGCACGCACGGGGTGTGGCACGGGCGACTCTCGGACGTCGGCCCGGGCCAGCTCTACGGCTATCGCGTGCATGGTCGTTACGAGCCGCGTGAGGGGTTACGCTTCAACCCCAACAAACTCCTTCTGGACCCGTACGCGAAGGCGATCGGAAGGCTGACGCGTTGGGACGATTCGCTCTTCGGTTACAAGGTGGGCGATCCCGAAGGGGACCTGTCGTTCGACGAGCGAGACAGTGCGCCCTTCGCGCCGTTGGGCGTCGTCGTCGACCCGAGCTTCGATTGGAGCGACGAGCAACGACCCGCCCACGAATGGCACCAGACCGTCATCTACGAAGCGCACGTGAAAGGTCTCACGAAGCTGCATCCGGACGTTCCGCCGGATTTGGGGGGAACCTACGCGGGCATGGCCTGCCCGCCGATCATCGAGCACCTCCAGAAGCTCGGCATCACGGCGATCGAGCTCATGCCGATCCACCATTTCCCGCAAGATCGTCACCTGCTGGAAAAAGGCCTGCGAAACTATTGGGGATACAACACGCTCGGCTTCTTCGCGCCCGAGCCCGAGTACGCCGAGCAGCGAGAGAGGCCCCGCGACGTCGTCGCGGAGTTCAAGCAGATGGTGAAGGCCCTGCACAACGCGGGCATCGAGGTGATACTCGACGTCGTCTACAACCACACGGCCGAGGGCAATCAAATGGGCCCGACGCTTTCCTTCCGCGGGATCGACAACCTCGCCTACTACCGGACCGTGGCCGAGGACAAGAGGTACTACATGGACTTCACCGGTTGCGGCAACACGCTCAACCTCGTGCATCCGCATTCGCTGCGCGTCGTCATGGACAGCTTGCGCTATTGGGTCACGGAGATGCACATCGACGGGTTCCGTTTCGACCTCGCCTCGGCGCTCGCACGCGAGTTGCACGACGTCGATCGGCTCGGTGCGTTCTTCGACGTGATCTATCAAGATCCGATGCTTTCCGGCGTGAAGTTGATCGCCGAGCCTTGGGACCTCGGGATGGGCGGATATCAAGTCGGAAACTTTCCGATCAACTGGACCGAGTGGAACGGCAAGTATCGCGACACCGTGCGTCGTTATTGGAAGGGCGACATGGGTGTCCACGCGGACATCGCGTGGCGGCTCGGAGGCAGCGCTGATCTCTACGAAAGCAGCAGCCGGCGTCCGTCCGCGAGTATCAATTTCGTCACCGCTCACGACGGCTTCACCTTGCACGATCTGGTCAGCTACAACGGCAAGCACAACGAAGCCAACGGCGAGAACAACAACGACGGCGCCAACGACAACGAGTCTTGGAACTGCGGCTCCGAAGGTCCCACCGACGACGCGGAAATCATGGAGCTGCGCGAGCGACAGAAGCGAAACTTCCTCTGCACGTTGTTTCTCTCGCAGGGAGTGCCGATGCTCGTTTCCGGCGACGAGATCAGTCGTAGTCAGAGCGGAAACAACAACGGCTATTGCCAAGACTCGGAACTCACTTGGCTCCACTGGGACCTCGACGAGGCGCGCCGGAAGTTGCTCGACTTCACCCGGAGGCTCGTCGCGTTGCGACGCGAGCATCCCAACTTCCACCGCCACAGCTACGCGGAGAACGAACCGGAAGCCGGTGCGGCCGCGGAGTCGATCGAGTGGTTCCGAGCCGACGGTGTGAAGATGAAACGCTCGGATTGGGAGCAGGGCGGGTGGATGCGCACGTTGGGCATGTTTCTCCACGGCGATGCACCCGAGATCCGCAACGGGGGCGGCGAGACGGTGCGCGACGACACGTTTCTGATGCTGCTCAACAGTCACCACGAGCCGGTCGAATTCCGAACACCGAAACGCGTGCGGAGCGGTAAGTGGATCGTCGTGCTCGACACGGCGCGTCCGGATCTCGAAGACGGCAAAGAGGAGATCGGGAAAGGCCAGCCGGTGAAGATGGAGTCGCGTTCGTTGGTCCTGCTTCGTCATGCGCACCGCTGA
- a CDS encoding glycerophosphodiester phosphodiesterase has protein sequence MSALRPLVVAHRGESRDAPENTLAAVRLAWQRGAHAVEIDTRTSSDGVPMVVHDPDTRRLESVHRAVGELTARELSAVDAGRWKGSTWAGERVPHLAEVLATVPSTGKLFVELKEGPASVPPVLAAWRASGLAASQVLFMCFQRPTVAALAAAVPAGCEVALLLETRAWRPPAALADALRFAREHRLAALNLQASVALDADIVSRIHGAELAVHCWTVNSLRVARRLTAARIDGITTDRCAWMRTGLGQT, from the coding sequence ATGTCCGCACTCCGACCCCTCGTCGTCGCCCACCGCGGCGAATCCCGCGATGCACCGGAAAACACCCTCGCCGCCGTCCGCCTCGCTTGGCAGCGCGGCGCTCACGCTGTCGAGATCGATACTCGAACCAGCTCCGACGGCGTACCCATGGTCGTGCACGATCCCGACACCCGTCGTCTCGAATCCGTCCACCGGGCGGTCGGCGAGCTCACCGCTCGCGAACTCTCCGCCGTCGACGCGGGCCGTTGGAAAGGCTCGACGTGGGCCGGCGAACGGGTGCCGCACCTCGCCGAAGTGCTCGCGACCGTGCCGTCCACCGGGAAGTTGTTCGTGGAGCTGAAGGAAGGTCCGGCGAGCGTTCCTCCCGTGCTCGCCGCTTGGCGTGCCAGCGGTTTGGCGGCTTCGCAAGTGCTCTTCATGTGTTTCCAGCGTCCCACCGTCGCGGCGCTCGCGGCCGCGGTTCCGGCAGGGTGCGAAGTCGCCCTCCTTCTGGAGACACGTGCCTGGCGTCCGCCCGCGGCATTGGCCGACGCGCTGAGGTTCGCTCGCGAGCACCGGTTGGCCGCGCTGAACCTCCAAGCGTCCGTTGCACTCGATGCGGACATCGTCTCCCGCATCCACGGAGCCGAGCTGGCGGTCCATTGCTGGACGGTGAACTCGCTGCGAGTCGCCCGTCGTCTCACGGCGGCCCGCATCGACGGCATAACGACCGATCGTTGCGCATGGATGCGAACCGGCCTCGGACAGACTTGA
- a CDS encoding efflux RND transporter periplasmic adaptor subunit, producing the protein MRLRRLLVLSFTAALLASMAACSRPDTTPGAGGNAGGPPQGAGRGGPPGGGPGGAGGPGGRAQAPQGVPVEVAPASVGPVAAFLSYNSTLEVETSVVVFPEVAGLVEKILVEEGDRVTAGQPLLELEHDEQRVDLMESEANLAQLEQSFARTRELFESGLVNRQEFDTREFELGQARLRLERARLRVRQATVRAPVDGVITERFVQPGARVSGGTQLFGLMSLDDMIARVFVPGRHLATVTENQEAYLTSEFLPGRIFQGWVKRISPIVDAASGTFKVTVGVRPGEATPPPGLFVNVRIVTDRRPEAVLVPKRAVVYEGGDRFVFVVRDGKAARIRLQAGYEEGEFIEAMAGITPGDPVVVLGQNALKDASPVRIVGEPSPSAEIAAPRRERPSNRTAAAETGS; encoded by the coding sequence ATGCGCCTGCGCCGACTTCTGGTTCTCTCGTTCACTGCCGCGTTGCTGGCCTCGATGGCCGCATGCTCCCGCCCCGACACCACTCCCGGTGCGGGCGGCAACGCCGGAGGTCCGCCCCAAGGTGCGGGCCGCGGTGGTCCCCCGGGCGGCGGCCCAGGTGGAGCTGGTGGTCCCGGTGGTCGGGCCCAAGCTCCCCAAGGCGTGCCGGTGGAAGTCGCGCCCGCCTCCGTCGGGCCGGTGGCGGCCTTCCTCAGCTACAACTCCACCCTCGAGGTCGAGACCTCGGTGGTCGTCTTCCCCGAGGTCGCCGGGCTGGTGGAGAAGATCCTCGTCGAAGAAGGCGACCGCGTGACCGCCGGCCAGCCGCTGCTCGAACTGGAGCACGACGAGCAACGAGTCGACTTGATGGAGAGCGAGGCCAACCTCGCGCAACTCGAGCAGAGCTTCGCCCGGACGCGGGAGTTGTTCGAGAGCGGCCTAGTCAACCGCCAGGAGTTCGACACACGGGAGTTCGAGCTGGGTCAAGCGCGCCTGCGTCTCGAGCGTGCCCGCCTCCGCGTCCGCCAAGCGACGGTGCGCGCACCAGTCGACGGCGTGATCACCGAGCGCTTCGTCCAGCCCGGCGCACGCGTCAGTGGCGGTACGCAGCTCTTCGGGCTGATGTCGCTCGACGACATGATCGCGCGCGTCTTCGTCCCCGGACGTCACCTCGCGACGGTCACGGAAAACCAAGAGGCATACCTCACCTCGGAGTTTCTCCCCGGTCGCATTTTCCAAGGTTGGGTAAAACGCATCAGCCCGATCGTCGACGCCGCCAGCGGCACGTTCAAAGTCACCGTCGGCGTCCGACCGGGCGAGGCAACGCCGCCCCCCGGCTTGTTCGTGAATGTCCGCATCGTGACGGACCGCCGGCCGGAGGCGGTGCTCGTGCCCAAGCGAGCCGTCGTCTACGAAGGCGGTGATCGATTCGTCTTCGTCGTGCGCGACGGCAAGGCTGCTCGCATCCGCCTCCAAGCCGGTTACGAGGAGGGGGAATTCATCGAAGCAATGGCGGGAATCACGCCCGGCGATCCGGTCGTGGTGCTGGGGCAAAACGCCCTCAAGGACGCTTCTCCGGTCCGGATCGTCGGTGAACCGTCGCCGTCCGCCGAAATCGCTGCTCCGCGGCGCGAACGGCCGTCCAACAGGACCGCTGCCGCCGAGACCGGCTCCTGA